One Candidatus Kryptobacter tengchongensis DNA segment encodes these proteins:
- a CDS encoding ADP-heptose:LPS heptosyltransferase gives MDKFQKFNASNILVCRTDKIGDVILTLPVVNALKEFYGAKITFLASEYTAEILEGHRAIDEVMLYKPDENVFQLAKRIKQKNFDLAVVVFPIFKVALALWLARVPVRVGTGYRFFSLFFNKKVFEHRKYAEKHEVEYNLNLIRALGVEVKEIKFDIFIPNYAFENVQKLLIENGLNNESYIVVHPGSKGSARDLKPEKFRELVKKLSEEGFKIILTGSKSEKQLVHFVGNGLKNVYDLAGLLNLKELSALIKNASLFISNSTGPIHVASALGTPVIGFYPPIKVMSPRRWGPYTANRIIFIPNVPFECKKCIGEKCKFFDCMDLINIDDVEKAIKEKIKVDA, from the coding sequence ATGGATAAATTTCAAAAGTTTAACGCAAGCAACATACTTGTTTGTCGGACAGATAAAATTGGAGATGTTATATTGACTTTGCCAGTTGTAAATGCCCTCAAAGAGTTTTACGGTGCCAAAATAACTTTTCTTGCAAGCGAATATACAGCTGAAATTCTTGAAGGACACAGGGCAATTGATGAAGTGATGCTTTATAAACCTGATGAGAATGTTTTTCAACTTGCCAAAAGGATAAAACAGAAAAATTTTGACCTTGCGGTTGTTGTCTTCCCAATTTTCAAAGTTGCACTGGCACTTTGGCTTGCCCGTGTCCCGGTAAGGGTTGGAACTGGATATAGATTTTTTTCACTTTTTTTCAACAAAAAAGTTTTTGAACATAGAAAATACGCCGAAAAACATGAGGTTGAATATAACTTAAATTTGATAAGAGCACTTGGGGTTGAGGTAAAAGAAATTAAATTTGACATTTTCATTCCAAACTATGCTTTTGAAAATGTGCAAAAACTCTTGATTGAGAATGGATTAAACAACGAAAGTTATATCGTGGTTCACCCCGGGAGCAAGGGCTCAGCTCGGGATCTAAAACCCGAAAAATTTCGTGAACTTGTGAAAAAACTTTCGGAAGAAGGATTCAAAATCATCCTCACGGGTAGCAAATCAGAAAAGCAACTTGTTCACTTCGTTGGCAACGGTTTAAAAAATGTTTATGATTTAGCCGGGCTTTTAAACTTGAAAGAACTTTCAGCGTTGATAAAAAATGCTTCCTTATTCATCTCAAATTCCACAGGACCAATTCACGTAGCAAGTGCGCTTGGAACTCCCGTTATTGGGTTTTATCCCCCGATAAAGGTTATGAGCCCAAGGAGATGGGGTCCATACACGGCTAACAGGATTATATTCATCCCAAATGTACCATTTGAATGCAAAAAATGTATCGGCGAAAAATGTAAATTCTTTGATTGTATGGATCTTATAAACATAGATGATGTCGAAAAAGCAATAAAAGAAAAAATTAAGGTTGATGCTTAA
- a CDS encoding B-box zinc finger, with amino-acid sequence MPRCPLCGFVYPDGVTTCPDCNIELIEEKPEICIYCGAEIEPGLPYCPECGKIFLTRIFEPEDEIECDEHFNKPAVGICVVCGKPICDECSVEVDGKIYCKEGNHRQYDEDWTVIYTTQYEYEAEMLKANIESAGVPCVVFSTKDHAYFTTIGIGTVKVLVPKSKKEIALRIIEDLRYRDENFYE; translated from the coding sequence ATGCCAAGATGTCCACTCTGCGGTTTTGTATATCCAGATGGCGTAACTACTTGCCCGGATTGCAACATAGAGTTAATTGAAGAGAAACCCGAAATTTGTATCTACTGTGGCGCTGAAATTGAACCCGGGCTTCCATATTGCCCCGAATGCGGGAAAATTTTTTTAACACGAATTTTTGAACCAGAAGACGAAATTGAATGCGATGAACATTTTAATAAACCTGCCGTCGGAATTTGTGTCGTTTGTGGAAAACCAATATGTGATGAATGTTCAGTTGAGGTTGATGGGAAAATTTACTGTAAAGAAGGAAATCACAGACAGTATGATGAGGATTGGACAGTTATTTACACAACACAATACGAATATGAAGCCGAAATGTTAAAAGCAAATATTGAAAGTGCTGGTGTCCCATGCGTTGTTTTCTCAACGAAAGATCACGCTTATTTCACAACAATTGGCATAGGCACAGTTAAAGTCCTCGTCCCAAAGAGCAAAAAAGAAATTGCATTGAGAATAATTGAAGACCTTAGGTATCGTGATGAAAATTTTTACGAATAA
- a CDS encoding phosphatidate cytidylyltransferase encodes MSNLAIRVLVAIVGIPLILLVTYYGKLPFLIFVSIISVLATYEYYELVKRKKSSPLVLIGVISILFIDLIFYFGKIQYLTMFLILIVLLTGLIELFRKPMSFEWSAISNLAITLFPIFYIGLSLGTLIGLREMKGFNYFKAGVFVISIFAIIWICDTAAYFVGRSLGKRKLYERVSPKKTVEGFIGGLIFAFLSSLLARYLVLDFLTEFDSAVIAVIVGIFGQLGDLVESLMKRDAGVKDSSSIIPGHGGVFDRFDSLIYVAPLVYLYFVIFK; translated from the coding sequence TTGAGTAATCTTGCAATTCGTGTTCTGGTTGCAATTGTTGGAATTCCACTTATACTTCTTGTAACATATTACGGAAAGTTACCTTTTCTCATATTCGTTTCAATTATATCCGTTCTCGCAACATATGAATACTACGAGCTTGTAAAGCGTAAAAAATCATCCCCTCTTGTTTTAATCGGCGTAATTTCAATTCTTTTTATTGATTTAATTTTCTACTTCGGCAAAATTCAGTACTTAACAATGTTTTTAATTTTGATAGTTCTTTTGACTGGTCTTATTGAATTATTCAGAAAACCTATGTCTTTTGAATGGTCGGCTATTTCAAATCTTGCAATTACCCTGTTCCCCATATTTTACATTGGATTATCGCTTGGGACTTTGATCGGGTTAAGAGAAATGAAAGGTTTCAATTATTTTAAAGCTGGTGTTTTTGTAATATCAATTTTTGCAATTATATGGATTTGTGATACAGCAGCATATTTCGTTGGTAGAAGCCTCGGCAAAAGAAAACTCTATGAAAGAGTTAGCCCGAAGAAAACTGTGGAAGGATTCATTGGTGGATTGATTTTCGCTTTTCTTTCTTCTCTACTTGCAAGATATCTCGTTCTTGATTTTCTTACGGAGTTTGACTCAGCAGTGATAGCTGTAATTGTTGGCATCTTCGGACAGCTTGGAGATCTTGTGGAATCTTTAATGAAAAGAGATGCAGGGGTCAAAGATTCGTCAAGCATAATCCCA